Proteins encoded in a region of the Clostridium butyricum genome:
- a CDS encoding M42 family metallopeptidase, whose protein sequence is MNINVNKEYLLNTLKEILQENSPTGFCFEIIDKIETIVSGFGYSFERNNKGCGIITIEGKENSKTIGLSAHVDTLGCMVRSITESGKLKFTLLGGPLVPTLDGEYCNIRTREGKIYSGTFLSTSPAAHVFEDAKSKKRDPENMEIRIDEVVSSKKDVIDLGIRPGDFVFIDPKPVITESGFVKSRFIDDKGSVACLLTILEMFKKNNVIPDYTTKIIISTYEEVGHGASSIPKDITEMISVDMGCIGDDLSCSEYDVSICAKDSGGPYDYNMVTDLVNLAEANKLNYAVDIYPFYGSDVGVALRGGNDIRGALIGPGVSASHGMERTHYKALENTVKLIYHYLTKETLR, encoded by the coding sequence ATGAATATTAATGTAAATAAAGAATATCTACTTAACACGCTAAAAGAGATATTACAGGAAAATAGTCCAACAGGATTTTGCTTTGAAATAATTGATAAAATAGAAACAATTGTTAGTGGATTTGGTTATTCATTTGAAAGAAACAATAAAGGATGTGGAATAATTACAATTGAAGGTAAAGAAAATAGTAAGACTATAGGATTATCAGCTCATGTAGATACTCTTGGATGTATGGTAAGATCTATTACAGAAAGCGGAAAACTTAAATTTACACTTTTAGGAGGCCCCCTTGTTCCAACTCTTGATGGAGAATACTGCAATATAAGAACTCGTGAAGGAAAGATTTATAGTGGAACTTTTTTAAGTACTAGTCCTGCAGCCCATGTATTTGAAGATGCAAAGAGCAAAAAAAGAGATCCAGAAAACATGGAAATAAGAATAGATGAAGTTGTATCGTCTAAAAAAGATGTAATTGATCTTGGAATAAGACCGGGAGATTTTGTGTTTATAGATCCTAAACCTGTAATAACAGAAAGTGGCTTTGTAAAATCAAGATTTATTGATGATAAAGGAAGTGTCGCTTGTCTATTAACTATTCTTGAAATGTTCAAAAAGAATAATGTAATTCCAGATTATACAACTAAAATAATTATTTCTACATATGAGGAAGTAGGTCATGGAGCATCATCTATACCAAAAGATATAACAGAAATGATAAGTGTTGACATGGGATGTATTGGAGATGACTTAAGCTGCAGTGAATATGACGTTTCAATATGCGCTAAGGATTCTGGAGGGCCATATGATTATAATATGGTAACTGACCTTGTAAATTTAGCAGAAGCTAATAAGTTAAATTATGCAGTTGATATATATCCATTCTATGGATCAGATGTTGGGGTAGCTCTTAGAGGCGGAAACGATATACGTGGAGCTCTTATAGGACCAGGTGTTTCAGCTTCTCATGGTATGGAAAGAACTCATTATAAAGCACTTGAAAATACAGTTAAACTCATTTATCATTACTTAACTAAAGAAACATTAAGATAA
- a CDS encoding leucine-rich repeat domain-containing protein, which yields MTYKKNRLLALGIITIGLSFISTNANAEIKKTEVYEETMQNEKLLANDTSIKEKTQSDYKIKRNWLTEEVASQLNKDFKDLTTEDFEHIIKIDFRYKKIDDTIPDEIALLKNLQYLDLNYCRLYGDIPEEIANMTNLTHLDLGDNKLGKLPESLEKKIIDGDYPYCDVEGNQLRLEKGWHLLKGNWTYIDRYGERLTGVQTIDKVTYDFGEQGFIKEGWEQVDNIWHYYDRVSGMIKNDWKLINSKWYYFNADGIMVTGLQNIQGTKFCFAPSGEMLTGFQNIGGYNYSFCESGGMQYGLVNVNGKQYYFDETTGIMATNTEKVINGKKYIFAADGSGSIKSNVWIDNYTYIQANGQTVNTYYDYSHSNTNYQLFKYMTDLGNQISVDRTAVALHGGITSNNCVYFASEALRRVGVGIPTSTCNTYELENELKYMGFVPCYDLSQLKPGDIVFTNNYSHVYIFMCWDTDGYAYIVDNQSYNFDNKVLHKRQVYQDTSITDRATHFYYYPN from the coding sequence ATGACATACAAAAAAAATAGATTATTGGCATTGGGAATTATTACTATAGGTTTGAGTTTTATATCCACAAATGCTAATGCTGAAATAAAAAAAACAGAAGTTTATGAAGAGACAATGCAAAATGAGAAATTATTAGCAAATGATACTTCTATTAAGGAAAAAACTCAATCTGATTACAAAATAAAACGTAACTGGTTAACAGAAGAGGTAGCATCACAATTAAATAAAGATTTTAAAGATCTTACAACTGAAGATTTTGAACATATTATTAAAATAGATTTTAGATATAAAAAAATAGATGACACAATACCTGATGAAATTGCACTTCTTAAAAATTTGCAGTATTTAGATTTAAACTATTGCAGATTGTATGGTGATATTCCAGAAGAAATTGCAAATATGACTAATCTTACACACTTAGATTTAGGTGATAATAAATTGGGGAAATTGCCAGAATCTTTAGAAAAGAAAATTATTGATGGAGATTATCCTTATTGTGATGTAGAAGGAAATCAATTAAGGCTTGAAAAAGGCTGGCATTTATTAAAAGGAAATTGGACATATATTGACAGATATGGTGAGAGACTTACTGGAGTTCAGACAATAGATAAAGTAACTTATGATTTTGGAGAACAAGGTTTCATAAAAGAAGGATGGGAACAAGTTGATAATATTTGGCACTATTATGATAGAGTTTCAGGAATGATAAAAAATGATTGGAAACTAATAAATTCAAAATGGTATTACTTTAATGCTGATGGAATAATGGTTACAGGACTTCAGAATATACAAGGAACTAAATTTTGTTTTGCACCTAGTGGAGAAATGCTTACAGGCTTTCAAAACATAGGAGGATATAATTATTCTTTCTGTGAAAGTGGTGGAATGCAGTATGGATTAGTTAATGTTAATGGAAAACAGTACTATTTTGATGAAACAACAGGTATAATGGCTACAAATACTGAAAAAGTTATAAATGGGAAAAAATATATTTTTGCAGCTGATGGTTCAGGTTCAATAAAAAGCAACGTATGGATAGATAACTATACTTATATACAGGCTAATGGACAGACTGTTAATACATATTATGATTATTCTCATTCTAATACAAACTATCAGTTATTTAAATATATGACTGATTTAGGAAATCAAATTAGTGTAGATAGAACTGCTGTAGCTCTTCATGGGGGAATTACAAGCAATAATTGTGTATATTTTGCATCAGAAGCTTTAAGAAGAGTAGGAGTTGGAATACCAACATCTACATGTAATACTTATGAACTTGAAAACGAACTTAAGTATATGGGGTTTGTTCCTTGTTATGATTTATCACAGCTCAAGCCAGGAGACATAGTATTTACAAATAACTATAGTCATGTTTATATATTTATGTGCTGGGATACTGATGGATATGCTTATATTGTGGACAACCAATCTTATAATTTTGATAATAAAGTTTTACACAAAAGACAAGTATATCAGGACACATCTATAACTGATAGGGCAACACATTTTTATTATTATCCTAATTAA
- the leuA gene encoding 2-isopropylmalate synthase — protein sequence MLNYKKYKRFETIKLKDRTWPDNEITKAPIWCSVDLRDGNQALINPMTVEEKIEFFNLLVKLGFKEIEIGFPSASQIEYDFLRRLVDENLIPDDVMVQVLTQARPHLIKRTFESLKNVKKAIVHIYNSTSVLQRDVVFNMSKEEIKEIAVEGTKLVKEYAKDFEGEILLEYSPESFTGTEVDYALDVCEAVMDTWEASKDNKVIINLPATVEMDTPNVFADQIEWMCRNFKDRERVILSVHPHNDRGTGVADSELALLAGADRIEGTLFGNGERTGNVDVLNIAYNMFSHGVNPQLDIENINEIIEVYERCVKIPVHVRHPYAGNLVFTAFSGSHQDAINKGMKKYNERHGNIWEVPYLPIDPSDLGREYEALVRINSQSGKGGVAFVMDHCYGFKLPKTMQKEFADIIQKMSEVKGEISPSEVMDAFTKEYLDLDVPFKLLKCTFTDISEMDGSEDTKADVIVVYNGEQRVLEGIGNGPIDSFKKALAESSLINVKIIDYTEHAMSTGSEAKAASYVYMERLDNKKKTFGVGTDSNITRASIKSMMSAINRLYK from the coding sequence ATGTTAAATTATAAAAAATATAAAAGATTTGAAACAATAAAATTAAAGGATAGAACATGGCCTGATAATGAGATAACAAAGGCTCCAATTTGGTGTAGCGTTGATTTAAGAGATGGTAATCAGGCACTTATAAATCCAATGACTGTTGAAGAAAAAATTGAATTTTTTAATTTATTAGTTAAACTTGGATTTAAGGAGATTGAAATTGGATTTCCTTCAGCATCACAAATAGAATATGATTTTTTGAGAAGACTTGTAGATGAAAATCTTATTCCTGATGATGTTATGGTTCAAGTTTTAACACAAGCAAGACCACACCTAATTAAAAGGACTTTTGAAAGTTTAAAAAATGTAAAAAAAGCAATTGTTCATATATATAATTCAACTTCAGTGTTGCAAAGAGATGTAGTATTTAATATGAGCAAGGAAGAAATAAAAGAAATTGCTGTCGAGGGAACAAAGCTTGTAAAAGAATATGCAAAAGATTTTGAAGGAGAAATTCTTCTTGAATATTCACCAGAAAGTTTTACAGGAACTGAAGTAGATTATGCTCTTGATGTCTGTGAAGCTGTAATGGATACATGGGAAGCTTCTAAAGATAATAAAGTTATTATAAACTTGCCAGCTACAGTTGAAATGGATACTCCAAATGTTTTTGCAGATCAAATTGAATGGATGTGCAGAAACTTCAAAGATAGAGAGAGAGTTATATTAAGTGTACATCCTCATAATGACAGAGGAACAGGAGTTGCAGACAGTGAACTTGCACTACTTGCCGGAGCAGATAGAATTGAAGGTACATTGTTTGGTAATGGTGAAAGAACTGGTAATGTTGATGTTTTAAACATTGCTTATAACATGTTTTCCCATGGAGTTAATCCTCAGCTTGATATTGAAAACATAAATGAAATAATAGAAGTATATGAAAGATGTGTGAAAATACCTGTACATGTGAGACATCCATATGCTGGTAATCTTGTGTTTACTGCATTTTCAGGATCACATCAAGATGCTATTAATAAAGGTATGAAAAAATACAATGAACGCCATGGAAACATATGGGAAGTGCCTTATCTACCAATAGATCCTAGCGATTTGGGAAGAGAATATGAAGCTTTAGTAAGAATAAATTCTCAATCAGGTAAAGGTGGAGTTGCATTTGTAATGGATCATTGCTATGGATTTAAACTTCCAAAAACTATGCAGAAGGAATTTGCAGATATAATTCAGAAGATGTCAGAAGTTAAAGGGGAAATATCTCCATCAGAGGTTATGGATGCATTTACTAAAGAATATTTAGATTTAGATGTTCCTTTTAAATTGTTAAAATGTACATTCACTGATATTTCAGAAATGGATGGAAGTGAAGATACTAAAGCTGATGTAATTGTCGTTTATAATGGTGAGCAAAGAGTTCTAGAAGGTATAGGTAATGGTCCTATAGACTCATTTAAAAAAGCTTTAGCAGAAAGTAGTTTAATTAATGTTAAAATTATAGATTATACTGAACATGCTATGAGTACAGGATCAGAAGCAAAAGCTGCTTCATATGTATATATGGAAAGATTAGATAATAAAAAGAAGACTTTTGGTGTAGGAACAGATAGTAATATTACAAGAGCTTCAATTAAATCTATGATGAGTGCTATTAATCGTTTATATAAATAA
- the hisC gene encoding histidinol-phosphate transaminase, translated as MSIYWNDHVKTLEPYVPGEQPKDKKYIKLNTNENPYGPSPKVIDAIKNAVCDDLKLYPDPTCSNLSMEIAKYYHINDDEIFIGNGSDEILAFVFMTFFQKDRKVLFPDISYTFYNVYAEMFNVNYEHIKLDDKFNIPLEGFYKDNGGIIFPNPNAPTGKYIETNKIIEVLEKNKNSVVIVDEAYIDFGGKSMVEYIETYPNLLVIQTFSKSRSLAGLRVGFAIGNSQLIEGLNRVKNSFNSYTIDRLALIGAAEAIKDKNYFDVTTKKIIRTREDTVKKLENLNFEILDSKANFIFVKHKEFSGKYLYEKLKENGVLVRHFNKERIENYLRITIGTDEEMSLLITNLKKILKY; from the coding sequence ATGAGCATATATTGGAATGACCATGTAAAGACATTAGAACCTTATGTTCCAGGGGAACAGCCAAAAGATAAAAAATATATTAAGTTAAACACTAATGAAAATCCTTATGGACCATCGCCTAAGGTTATAGATGCTATAAAAAATGCAGTTTGTGATGATTTGAAATTATATCCTGATCCTACATGTAGTAATTTAAGTATGGAAATAGCAAAATACTATCATATAAATGATGATGAAATATTCATAGGGAATGGATCAGATGAAATACTTGCATTTGTATTTATGACTTTTTTTCAAAAAGACAGAAAAGTTTTATTTCCAGATATAAGCTACACATTTTATAATGTATATGCTGAAATGTTCAATGTGAATTATGAACATATAAAGCTTGATGATAAATTTAATATTCCACTTGAAGGATTTTATAAAGACAATGGAGGAATTATATTTCCTAATCCTAATGCACCAACTGGAAAATATATTGAGACTAATAAAATTATAGAGGTTTTAGAAAAAAATAAAAATTCAGTTGTTATTGTAGACGAAGCATATATTGACTTTGGTGGCAAATCAATGGTTGAGTATATAGAAACATACCCTAATCTCCTTGTTATACAAACTTTTTCTAAATCAAGATCTCTTGCAGGACTTAGAGTGGGATTTGCAATTGGTAATAGTCAACTGATTGAAGGATTAAATAGAGTTAAAAATAGTTTTAATTCATATACAATTGATAGACTTGCACTGATTGGTGCAGCAGAAGCTATCAAAGATAAAAATTATTTTGATGTAACTACTAAAAAAATAATAAGAACAAGAGAAGATACGGTAAAAAAATTAGAAAATCTTAATTTTGAAATTTTGGATTCAAAAGCTAATTTTATTTTTGTAAAACATAAAGAATTTAGTGGAAAGTATTTATATGAAAAGCTAAAAGAAAATGGAGTTCTTGTAAGACATTTTAATAAAGAAAGAATAGAAAATTATCTTAGAATTACAATAGGAACAGATGAAGAAATGAGTTTACTTATTACAAATCTAAAAAAAATATTAAAATATTAA